One Arvicanthis niloticus isolate mArvNil1 chromosome 13, mArvNil1.pat.X, whole genome shotgun sequence genomic window carries:
- the Miox gene encoding inositol oxygenase isoform X1 has product MKVDVGPDPSLVYRPDVDPEMAKNKDSFRNYTSGPLLDRVFATYKLMHTHQTVDFVSRKRIQFGSFSYKKMTVMEAVDMLDDLVDESDPDVDFPNSFHAFQTAEGIRKAHPDKGVPLQLWWGRCYHCHRRRPERLGLLPQVICPFSTDWFHLVGLLHDLGKILALWGEPQWAVVGDTFPVGCCPQASVVFCDSTFQDNPDLQDPRYSTELGMYQPHCGLENVLMSWGHDEYLYQMMKFNKFSLPSEAFYMIRFHSFYPWHTGGDYRQLCSQQDLDMLPWVQEFNKFDLYTKCPDLPDVESLRPYYQGLIDKYCPGILSW; this is encoded by the exons ATGAAGGTCGATGTG GGCCCAGACCCTTCCCTGGTCTATCGACCTGATGTGGACCCAGAGATGGCCAAAAACAAGGACAGCTTCCGAAACTACACT TCAGGCCCGCTGCTGGATCGCGTCTTTGCCACCTACAAGCTTATGCACACTCACCAGACGGTGGACTTCGTCAGCAGGAAG cGCATCCAGTTTGGAAGCTTCTCCTACAAGAAGATGACAGTCATGGAGGCTGTGGACATGCTGGATGATCTGGTGGATGAATCTGACCCGGACGTAGATTTCCCCAACTCCTTTCACGCGTTCCAGACCGCGGAGGGCATCCGGAAAGCCCACCCAGACAAGGGTGTGCCCCTTCAGCTGTGGTGGGGGAGATGCTACCATTGCCATAGAAGGAGACCAGAGAGGCTCGGTCTTCTTCCGCAG GTCATATGTCCCTTTTCCACAGACTGGTTCCACCTGGTCGGACTCTTACATGATCTGGGGAAAATCCTGGCTCTGTGGGGGGAACCTCAG TGGGCTGTTGTTGGAGACACTTTCCCCGTGGGCTGCTGTCCCCAGGCCTCTGTGGTGTTCTGTGACTCTACTTTCCAGGACAATCCTGACCTCCAGGACCCTCGGTACAG CACGGAACTTGGCATGTACCAGCCCCACTGTGGACTTGAGAACGTCCTTATGTCCTGGGGCCATGATG AGTACCTATACCAGATGATGAAGTTCAACAAGTTCTCCCTGCCCTCGGAG GCCTTTTACATGATCCGATTCCACTCCTTCTACCCGTGGCACACCGGCGGTGACTACCGGCAGCTGTGCAGCCAGCAAGACCTGGATATGCTACCCTGGGTCCAAGAGTTCAA CAAGTTTGACCTCTACACCAAGTGCCCTGACCTACCAGATGTGGAGAGCCTGCGGCCCTACTATCAGGGGCTGATTGACAAGTACTGCCCAGGCATCCTGAGCTGGTGA
- the Miox gene encoding inositol oxygenase isoform X2, with product MKVDVGPDPSLVYRPDVDPEMAKNKDSFRNYTSGPLLDRVFATYKLMHTHQTVDFVSRKRIQFGSFSYKKMTVMEAVDMLDDLVDESDPDVDFPNSFHAFQTAEGIRKAHPDKDWFHLVGLLHDLGKILALWGEPQWAVVGDTFPVGCCPQASVVFCDSTFQDNPDLQDPRYSTELGMYQPHCGLENVLMSWGHDEYLYQMMKFNKFSLPSEAFYMIRFHSFYPWHTGGDYRQLCSQQDLDMLPWVQEFNKFDLYTKCPDLPDVESLRPYYQGLIDKYCPGILSW from the exons ATGAAGGTCGATGTG GGCCCAGACCCTTCCCTGGTCTATCGACCTGATGTGGACCCAGAGATGGCCAAAAACAAGGACAGCTTCCGAAACTACACT TCAGGCCCGCTGCTGGATCGCGTCTTTGCCACCTACAAGCTTATGCACACTCACCAGACGGTGGACTTCGTCAGCAGGAAG cGCATCCAGTTTGGAAGCTTCTCCTACAAGAAGATGACAGTCATGGAGGCTGTGGACATGCTGGATGATCTGGTGGATGAATCTGACCCGGACGTAGATTTCCCCAACTCCTTTCACGCGTTCCAGACCGCGGAGGGCATCCGGAAAGCCCACCCAGACAAGG ACTGGTTCCACCTGGTCGGACTCTTACATGATCTGGGGAAAATCCTGGCTCTGTGGGGGGAACCTCAG TGGGCTGTTGTTGGAGACACTTTCCCCGTGGGCTGCTGTCCCCAGGCCTCTGTGGTGTTCTGTGACTCTACTTTCCAGGACAATCCTGACCTCCAGGACCCTCGGTACAG CACGGAACTTGGCATGTACCAGCCCCACTGTGGACTTGAGAACGTCCTTATGTCCTGGGGCCATGATG AGTACCTATACCAGATGATGAAGTTCAACAAGTTCTCCCTGCCCTCGGAG GCCTTTTACATGATCCGATTCCACTCCTTCTACCCGTGGCACACCGGCGGTGACTACCGGCAGCTGTGCAGCCAGCAAGACCTGGATATGCTACCCTGGGTCCAAGAGTTCAA CAAGTTTGACCTCTACACCAAGTGCCCTGACCTACCAGATGTGGAGAGCCTGCGGCCCTACTATCAGGGGCTGATTGACAAGTACTGCCCAGGCATCCTGAGCTGGTGA